In one Drosophila albomicans strain 15112-1751.03 chromosome X, ASM965048v2, whole genome shotgun sequence genomic region, the following are encoded:
- the LOC117572132 gene encoding acylphosphatase-1 yields the protein MAASNNNNSNSNSKAEEKPTIMGCDFEIHGKVPKEAFELFAVAQAKLLGLRGYITRVADDFYKGQLQGEGKVIEKFKQLIATAAEYVAAVKEFIVKNLKIIVDYTYETFELRKSP from the coding sequence ATGGCagccagcaataacaacaacagcaacagcaactcgaaGGCCGAAGAGAAGCCCACGATTATGGGCTGTGACTTTGAGATACACGGAAAGGTGCCCAAGGAGGCCTTTGAATTGTTTGCCGTTGCCCAGGCGAAGCTGTTGGGTCTGCGGGGTTATATCACGCGGGTCGCCGATGATTTTTACAAGGGTCAATTGCAGGGCGAGGGCAAAGTGATTGAGAAATTCAAGCAGTTGATCGCCACAGCTGCCGAATATGTGGCTGCTGTCAAGGAGTTTATCGTTAAGAATCTGAAAATCATTGTGGATTATACATACGAGACATTCGAGCTGAGGAAATCGCcatga